In Dyadobacter sp. CECT 9275, the following proteins share a genomic window:
- a CDS encoding DUF1353 domain-containing protein, which produces MSEYPDIRLRKCTDPAAKLDWFEVTEDCSFHWGDLQTVIPKGFITDFASVPRWLWSLLPPHGKMANAAILHDYLYDYRIGEAQFGAQKARLLADLQFVFNCRQAGVGSVQVWVVFVVLRVFGGKWWVE; this is translated from the coding sequence ATGAGCGAGTACCCAGACATAAGACTGCGAAAGTGCACCGATCCAGCTGCAAAGCTGGATTGGTTTGAAGTGACTGAGGACTGTTCTTTTCATTGGGGAGATCTTCAAACCGTAATTCCCAAAGGTTTTATCACCGACTTTGCCAGCGTTCCGCGCTGGCTATGGAGTCTGCTACCGCCGCATGGTAAAATGGCCAATGCAGCCATCCTGCATGATTATCTTTACGACTACCGCATCGGCGAAGCCCAGTTCGGCGCTCAAAAAGCCAGGCTGCTGGCCGATCTGCAGTTTGTTTTTAACTGCAGACAGGCCGGGGTGGGATCCGTGCAGGTTTGGGTGGTGTTTGTCGTGCTTAGGGTGTTTGGGGGGAAGTGGTGGGTGGAGTAA
- a CDS encoding S49 family peptidase, with product MNAETFSGLWYIEPAFASRMQAVILPRLKAGIDPIPGQFKQSAAISSFDASGDYDDVGATLKYALKAGGGSIAVLSLNGAMSRFGICGMGGNEFLNRVIQRADLEPSVKGIVINAHTPGGTVDSTELLADSIRNFSKPSVGYVNGMCASAGVFALSQAKAIVMEDSVSSEIGSIGVLMVYANQAKALEKEGIEVEIFRADGSQDKARLNAYEPLTEEIRSEIQADLNEARRAFVGYVRRGRAGKLSSDEVFSGKMYKRKQAVSLGLADKLGSLQDAIRLATRM from the coding sequence GTGAACGCAGAAACATTTTCAGGACTTTGGTACATCGAGCCAGCTTTTGCCAGCAGGATGCAGGCAGTGATACTGCCAAGGCTCAAAGCAGGTATTGATCCCATTCCCGGCCAATTCAAACAATCGGCTGCTATCTCTTCATTTGATGCAAGCGGAGATTATGATGATGTAGGCGCTACGCTTAAATATGCGCTCAAAGCCGGTGGCGGATCCATCGCCGTACTTTCTTTAAACGGTGCCATGAGCCGCTTCGGGATCTGTGGCATGGGTGGTAACGAGTTTTTAAACCGGGTAATCCAAAGAGCAGATCTTGAACCTTCTGTTAAAGGTATCGTCATCAATGCCCACACACCAGGCGGCACGGTTGACAGCACAGAGCTGCTGGCTGACAGTATCCGCAATTTCAGCAAACCTTCCGTAGGATATGTAAACGGTATGTGTGCCAGCGCAGGTGTCTTCGCTTTAAGCCAGGCCAAAGCCATTGTCATGGAGGATTCTGTTTCCTCTGAGATCGGCAGCATCGGGGTACTGATGGTGTATGCAAACCAGGCCAAAGCCTTGGAAAAAGAAGGGATCGAGGTGGAGATCTTTCGCGCTGATGGTTCTCAGGACAAAGCCCGTCTGAACGCCTATGAGCCTTTGACAGAAGAAATCCGCTCAGAAATCCAGGCCGATCTCAATGAAGCACGCCGCGCTTTTGTGGGGTATGTGCGCCGTGGCCGCGCCGGAAAACTCTCTTCCGATGAAGTATTCTCTGGCAAAATGTACAAAAGAAAACAGGCTGTTTCGCTGGGCCTGGCCGACAAACTCGGAAGCCTGCAGGATGCCATCCGCCTGGCAACAAGAATGTAA
- a CDS encoding esterase/lipase family protein produces MSYTVINIHGTFDQNSKFIREPSDFCSHLKENLGDAVISPFDWSGKNSISDRYKSGIRLAEKIEELSNLYPDRKIILIAHSHGGNIIRYALSDETLKDKIHKIVYLATPFIKIRKRSTEDSKLILEVYELLIFTLILALLIASLFVNTPNSSSNLLLFFIVVIFSGALYIGYWGSFKEKISKKNAKMYLRIATMLINQNHAYKQLIPVLSISYDLDEARILLKFVQLISNPFPLATELVKRESNLFYNLTIGISVIIGLFILYTGFVTVGILAIFLILGPYYFIFAIKHGNYRFFSQSREKTIREANAFLNLINGLASVVFLLIGSVFSLFSKYHHLGYGTGSFSDILYLTYENVEVADVHPYAQKRTFSVKKYINRHGFIGAVKRWLKLELLHSEVYLDKEILNSITGWILEPPKDGNESK; encoded by the coding sequence ATGTCTTACACCGTAATTAATATTCACGGCACCTTCGACCAGAATTCAAAATTTATACGTGAGCCTTCCGATTTTTGCAGTCATTTAAAGGAAAATTTAGGAGATGCCGTTATTTCTCCTTTCGATTGGTCAGGTAAGAATTCAATTTCGGATAGATATAAGTCGGGAATCAGACTTGCAGAGAAAATAGAAGAGCTTTCGAATCTATATCCCGATCGAAAAATTATTCTAATCGCACATAGTCATGGTGGCAATATTATCAGATATGCATTATCCGATGAAACGTTAAAGGATAAAATTCACAAAATTGTATATCTGGCAACACCATTTATAAAGATTAGGAAGCGATCTACTGAGGATTCGAAATTAATATTGGAGGTTTATGAACTACTTATATTCACCTTAATCCTTGCTTTATTAATTGCTTCACTTTTTGTGAATACCCCAAATAGCTCATCAAATTTGCTTCTTTTTTTTATCGTGGTAATTTTTTCAGGGGCATTGTATATAGGCTACTGGGGCTCGTTCAAGGAGAAAATTTCCAAAAAGAATGCAAAGATGTATCTCAGGATTGCCACAATGTTGATAAACCAAAATCATGCCTATAAACAGTTAATTCCTGTCTTGTCAATAAGTTATGACTTGGACGAGGCTCGTATACTGCTAAAATTCGTTCAATTAATTTCGAATCCTTTTCCTCTTGCCACAGAACTCGTAAAGAGAGAGTCGAATTTATTTTACAACCTGACAATTGGCATATCTGTTATAATCGGCCTATTTATATTGTATACGGGATTTGTTACAGTTGGTATCTTAGCTATTTTTCTAATACTGGGTCCTTATTATTTTATATTCGCAATTAAGCATGGAAATTATCGCTTTTTTTCTCAAAGCCGAGAAAAAACGATAAGAGAAGCAAATGCATTCCTTAATTTAATAAATGGTTTAGCGAGTGTCGTATTTTTGCTTATTGGATCAGTATTTAGTCTTTTTAGTAAGTATCATCATTTGGGGTATGGAACAGGGAGTTTTTCGGATATACTTTACTTAACATACGAGAATGTAGAGGTTGCAGATGTTCATCCTTATGCTCAAAAGAGGACATTTAGTGTTAAAAAGTATATCAACAGGCATGGATTCATTGGTGCAGTAAAGCGCTGGCTAAAACTCGAATTATTACATAGTGAAGTATACTTAGATAAAGAAATTTTGAATTCGATAACTGGATGGATTTTGGAACCACCGAAAGATGGTAATGAATCTAAATAA
- a CDS encoding COR domain-containing protein encodes MSELALQLISKVKAKKLKSLNLGNCGLTSETIPDELFELTDLEELVLSNEYFENWIRSSMRPNKGEPNRFSYLPDDISQLSNLKKLIISGAKGKWTIKSIRFVSSLPKLTMLDCSYNQLNELSLTDLPTLKTLNCSCNQLINLTLQNLPALNFVDCSSNQITQLSLQNLPALTEQFCSSNKIIKLDLQNLPSLCKLDCSDNKLIELNLKNLPELKELICSNNELSKLNFQELPVFNKLLCDNNQLAKLNLEDLQALRILECRNNQLAKLTLQDLPALSLLNCRNNQLTELILQNLPALSVLHCDNNQLTKFDVHNLPALSFLNCSYNQLGISPRPLLSSLLLKELDLRNNPLPVPLDLIKNPDLTVQKLADYYDEMDKGVSEIQRLKVILVGNGCVGKSTLLHQLKDGAFKYFAPENRTHGIVIEEWRATQNLIINFWDFAGQEVYHPTHRLFLSRRTLYLLVWATEKPCSHGEDNPLSYWLDYIADLGKESWVQIVQNLFEDQITKIPHSELFVDFPELKNVELNQYRQLGIKIDNRGNINAKTGTRIASLRSSLIEDARQLLQSYTQPEPITWSRVGQYLEQERQIQKTISLSKFKSICHHTNIKPGGENTLLEHMHDTGQVYYYPGLFGNEIILQQDWALDAVYAILKDSSLKRFEGRLMREDLRQVWGNRYSEEEQTLFINFMISCEIIFRKYAYPDNYTAEYIIPQLLVETIPPHISILWKSQINKLLLRLTYPFLHRSILDRFLFRALTFGRNTRNVYRNGIMFADDDDTAYVEFDVVSGQKEIFIACWGHNPASLLGRIRNEFDEIRKLERVTQKISLDGNTWVTKEPAQQWEDILKGKSEFINFVKAFSIDESLVKTPVEKMKKKVFISYSQHDKMKYLDRLLNQLKILQNAGMLIYWEDSQLIPGEKWDDRIQTELDTADVIIILVSEHSLATDYIWNKEIQKAAKRPENKEVIIFPVVLDHCAWEYSPLAQYVILPTKAKPIKDHKDQGKAWKDVAMALGKLI; translated from the coding sequence ATGTCTGAACTTGCCCTTCAATTAATTTCCAAAGTAAAAGCCAAAAAATTAAAAAGCCTGAATCTGGGTAATTGTGGGCTAACTTCCGAAACGATTCCTGATGAGTTATTTGAACTAACAGATTTGGAAGAATTAGTTTTAAGCAATGAGTATTTTGAGAACTGGATTAGATCCAGTATGCGTCCGAACAAAGGTGAGCCGAATCGCTTTTCTTATTTGCCTGATGACATTTCACAATTATCTAATTTAAAGAAATTAATAATTTCTGGGGCCAAAGGGAAGTGGACCATAAAAAGTATTAGATTTGTTTCATCCCTTCCTAAGCTGACAATGCTTGATTGTAGCTATAACCAACTTAACGAGCTAAGCCTTACAGACTTGCCTACTCTTAAAACCCTCAATTGTAGTTGCAACCAGCTTATTAATTTGACTCTCCAAAATCTACCTGCTCTTAATTTTGTCGATTGTAGCAGCAACCAAATCACACAATTAAGTCTTCAAAACCTGCCTGCCCTTACCGAGCAATTTTGTAGTAGTAATAAAATTATCAAGTTGGACCTTCAAAACCTGCCATCTCTATGCAAACTGGATTGTAGTGACAACAAACTCATCGAGCTAAACCTCAAAAACCTCCCTGAACTCAAAGAACTGATTTGTAGCAATAACGAACTATCTAAGCTAAACTTTCAAGAATTACCTGTTTTCAATAAGCTTCTTTGTGACAATAACCAACTCGCTAAGCTAAATCTTGAAGATTTACAGGCTCTTAGAATACTTGAATGTAGAAATAATCAACTTGCCAAACTGACTCTCCAAGACCTGCCTGCTCTTAGCTTATTGAATTGCAGAAATAACCAACTCACAGAGCTAATACTTCAAAATTTACCTGCTCTTAGTGTTTTACATTGCGATAATAATCAACTCACTAAGTTTGATGTTCACAATTTACCTGCTCTTAGCTTTCTGAACTGTAGTTATAATCAACTCGGTATTTCACCTCGGCCTCTTTTATCCTCCTTACTTTTAAAAGAATTAGATTTAAGAAATAATCCACTTCCGGTTCCTCTTGATCTAATAAAAAATCCTGACTTAACAGTGCAAAAACTGGCAGACTATTACGATGAGATGGATAAGGGAGTGAGTGAAATTCAACGCCTAAAAGTTATTCTTGTAGGTAATGGTTGCGTTGGTAAAAGTACGCTTCTACATCAGCTGAAGGATGGGGCCTTTAAATATTTTGCTCCCGAAAACCGTACCCATGGGATAGTTATTGAAGAATGGCGAGCTACTCAAAATCTAATTATCAACTTTTGGGATTTTGCTGGACAGGAGGTTTATCACCCAACGCATAGGCTCTTTTTAAGTCGACGGACTCTTTATCTGCTTGTATGGGCAACTGAAAAACCTTGTTCGCATGGCGAAGATAATCCCCTTTCGTACTGGCTAGATTATATAGCTGATTTAGGAAAAGAAAGTTGGGTGCAGATTGTTCAAAATCTTTTCGAGGATCAAATTACAAAAATCCCTCATAGTGAGCTATTTGTGGATTTCCCTGAACTTAAAAATGTAGAACTTAACCAGTATAGACAGCTTGGTATTAAGATTGACAATCGGGGTAATATAAATGCCAAAACTGGAACTAGGATTGCTTCGCTTAGAAGCAGCCTTATTGAGGATGCGAGACAGTTGCTTCAAAGCTATACTCAACCAGAGCCCATAACATGGTCGCGTGTAGGCCAATATCTGGAGCAAGAGAGACAAATCCAGAAGACAATTAGTCTATCGAAGTTTAAATCTATATGTCACCATACTAATATCAAACCAGGGGGTGAAAATACTCTTCTGGAGCATATGCACGATACCGGGCAAGTTTACTATTATCCAGGATTGTTTGGCAATGAAATTATACTGCAGCAGGACTGGGCTCTTGATGCAGTATATGCCATTCTAAAAGACTCTTCTCTTAAACGCTTCGAGGGACGTTTGATGAGGGAAGATCTGAGACAAGTATGGGGAAATCGGTATTCTGAAGAGGAACAGACTTTGTTTATTAATTTTATGATTAGCTGTGAAATTATATTCCGAAAATATGCTTATCCAGATAACTATACGGCGGAATACATTATTCCCCAACTACTTGTAGAAACGATTCCACCTCACATCAGCATCTTGTGGAAAAGTCAGATAAATAAATTACTGCTTCGCCTGACGTATCCTTTTCTCCACCGGTCAATATTGGACCGCTTCCTCTTTCGCGCATTAACATTTGGCCGGAATACAAGGAATGTATACCGTAACGGAATTATGTTTGCAGATGATGATGATACTGCCTATGTAGAATTCGATGTTGTGTCCGGACAAAAAGAAATTTTTATTGCCTGCTGGGGTCATAATCCAGCCAGCTTGCTGGGCAGAATTCGAAACGAATTTGATGAAATTCGTAAGCTGGAACGAGTCACTCAAAAAATTTCTTTAGATGGAAATACCTGGGTAACAAAGGAGCCGGCCCAGCAATGGGAAGACATCTTAAAAGGAAAATCTGAGTTTATTAATTTTGTTAAAGCATTTTCAATTGATGAGTCACTCGTTAAAACACCGGTCGAAAAGATGAAAAAAAAGGTATTTATTTCGTATTCCCAGCATGACAAAATGAAGTATCTGGACAGGCTATTAAACCAATTAAAGATTCTTCAAAATGCAGGCATGCTGATTTACTGGGAAGATTCTCAGCTTATACCCGGTGAAAAGTGGGACGATCGCATTCAAACCGAGCTTGATACTGCCGATGTCATCATAATTCTGGTTAGTGAACATTCATTGGCTACAGACTACATCTGGAATAAGGAAATTCAGAAGGCAGCCAAGAGGCCTGAAAATAAAGAAGTGATTATCTTTCCAGTAGTTTTGGACCACTGCGCGTGGGAATATTCTCCATTGGCTCAATATGTAATACTGCCAACCAAAGCAAAGCCAATAAAAGATCATAAAGATCAAGGTAAAGCGTGGAAGGATGTGGCTATGGCGTTGGGTAAACTGATTTAA
- a CDS encoding metallophosphoesterase gives MKIAHITDYHYNPSNPASQVKLVNNLLQKLKQEKVDILFFTGDLVDKGGLNGTTFTKAKESLLKRIIDEGVVEHDMIFICCGNHDVVRVNELPAIKTHLDAITSIEQLNKFVSDRKQFKESVKNHRDYLKIQDEILNNIDDEKTPLYTIHKRIFKEKKIGVASINTAWRSFSDSDNKNLLYPPIFIEKIVNKLQDTDIRFILMHHPLSHTKDFVFYELESLVYSNFQYLFSGHTHTDRIETQISGEEGIFCCVSPSTITYGYSDAKTGFTIVEVDDDNFYDTNVKKYIYDKSNGIFYQSQHLSVQVPVNEQKLEIIKLKKTTRVLFSKYRDDANDLVLSAYDSRGDSKSFLEIFTNPALKSKSKTEISSSKDSANNIDFKLLLEENNYVIFGKSKSGRTTILYKIMLDVLSSFPSSKIIPLYFDAKGYTNNGKKIDFFKLISKDFSITYRSASELTSKYHIKLLIDNYSTEYHDLTRDINEFIKKYNSSLIICAEERVLLSYDPIKMFSFEYANLYIHEITRKGMRSLVKKWSDVSKESEEILLNKIEKVFKQLNIQFNFWSISLFLWIFNKTNNVTLNNNVELIQLYVDELLDKTGLTLDRNIKIKFEELKTYLSNLAFFFLNNGNQSGYSASYSDIIRFTEEYREKTIRFVIGVEELFQLLKLKGIIVKSVNEHYTFRLNGVFEYFIAYYMRENSNYKNEILHDVNYLSFGNEFELYAGFEGNDINFIEDLFKITKDIYCSTNNKYGNKNEIDGVLIKKFEDFIGVKITLSLKEQFDKGMEALEPEEKDEMMDEFRPINVSTEEVKLKESYIEIQGTVENLERSLRILSRVFRNSSFDNIDLSSRLLDFILLSSCHLGFFIVDSIKEENFWPPNDNKDREKSEALLQMTVRFMPLIINTFLTDALAQDNLERLIKRKLEELKNSDKNEFQTMLLYFLLIDTNPTKGILYVRELISKIQLGILRHTILIKLYTYLVFFSFGNKDFQSELKECIRELHILIDPKSGPHISKSIDSLVKRALLENNKNS, from the coding sequence ATGAAAATAGCGCATATTACGGATTATCATTATAACCCATCTAATCCTGCTAGCCAAGTGAAGCTAGTTAATAATTTATTACAAAAATTAAAGCAAGAAAAAGTAGATATACTGTTCTTCACAGGGGATTTAGTGGATAAAGGGGGACTCAACGGCACAACATTTACAAAAGCAAAAGAATCACTTCTAAAAAGAATAATTGATGAAGGCGTTGTTGAACATGATATGATATTTATATGTTGTGGAAATCATGATGTTGTTAGAGTAAATGAATTACCAGCGATTAAAACTCATCTTGATGCTATAACTTCAATAGAACAACTAAATAAGTTTGTATCTGACAGAAAACAATTTAAAGAAAGTGTCAAAAATCATCGTGATTATCTAAAAATACAAGATGAAATTCTCAATAATATTGATGATGAAAAAACTCCTCTCTATACCATACATAAAAGAATATTTAAAGAAAAGAAAATTGGAGTTGCTTCAATTAACACAGCATGGAGATCCTTTTCTGACAGTGATAATAAAAATCTTCTTTATCCCCCTATTTTTATTGAGAAAATAGTGAATAAATTGCAGGATACGGATATTAGATTCATTTTGATGCATCATCCATTATCACATACTAAAGACTTCGTATTTTATGAACTGGAAAGCTTAGTATATTCAAATTTTCAGTATCTATTCTCTGGACACACTCATACTGATAGAATTGAAACTCAGATATCAGGGGAAGAAGGTATATTCTGTTGTGTATCTCCATCTACCATAACTTATGGATATAGCGACGCTAAAACTGGATTCACAATAGTCGAAGTTGATGATGATAACTTTTATGATACAAATGTGAAAAAATATATATATGACAAGAGTAATGGAATTTTTTATCAATCTCAACATTTGAGTGTACAGGTTCCTGTGAATGAGCAAAAGCTAGAAATCATCAAATTGAAAAAAACTACTAGAGTTTTGTTCTCAAAGTATCGTGATGATGCAAATGATTTAGTCCTTTCTGCATATGATTCACGTGGAGATAGTAAATCATTTTTAGAAATATTTACGAATCCCGCGTTAAAAAGCAAATCTAAGACGGAAATTTCAAGCTCAAAGGACTCTGCTAACAACATTGATTTTAAATTACTTTTAGAAGAAAACAATTATGTAATATTTGGAAAAAGTAAAAGTGGAAGAACTACAATTCTATATAAGATTATGCTAGATGTACTGTCCAGCTTTCCTTCTTCGAAAATAATTCCGTTATATTTTGACGCGAAGGGATATACTAATAATGGTAAGAAAATTGATTTCTTCAAGTTAATTTCCAAAGATTTTTCAATAACCTACAGATCCGCTAGTGAATTGACGAGCAAATATCATATCAAACTCCTAATTGATAATTATTCAACAGAGTATCATGATCTCACTAGGGATATTAATGAATTTATAAAAAAATATAATTCATCATTAATTATTTGTGCGGAAGAAAGAGTTTTATTAAGCTATGACCCTATTAAAATGTTTTCTTTTGAATATGCAAATTTATATATTCATGAAATTACGCGTAAAGGCATGCGGTCATTGGTCAAAAAATGGTCAGACGTATCCAAAGAGTCAGAAGAAATACTGTTAAATAAAATAGAAAAAGTATTTAAACAATTAAATATTCAATTCAACTTTTGGTCAATTTCACTATTTCTTTGGATTTTTAATAAAACCAATAATGTTACTTTAAATAACAATGTCGAATTAATACAATTATATGTTGATGAATTATTGGATAAAACTGGTTTAACTCTTGATAGAAATATTAAAATAAAATTTGAGGAATTAAAAACCTACTTATCAAATTTGGCGTTTTTTTTTCTTAATAATGGAAATCAATCCGGTTATTCCGCTTCTTATTCCGATATTATAAGATTTACTGAGGAATACAGAGAGAAAACAATAAGATTTGTTATAGGTGTAGAAGAACTGTTTCAGTTGTTAAAATTGAAAGGAATAATAGTTAAATCTGTAAATGAACACTACACTTTTAGATTAAATGGTGTATTTGAATATTTTATTGCGTATTATATGCGAGAAAATTCTAATTATAAAAATGAAATCTTACATGATGTAAATTATTTATCATTTGGAAATGAATTTGAATTATATGCTGGATTTGAAGGGAATGATATAAACTTTATAGAGGATCTATTTAAAATAACTAAAGATATTTATTGTTCAACCAATAATAAATATGGTAATAAAAATGAAATTGATGGCGTTTTAATAAAAAAATTCGAGGATTTTATTGGAGTTAAAATCACATTGTCTCTTAAAGAGCAATTTGATAAGGGAATGGAGGCTCTTGAACCAGAAGAAAAGGATGAAATGATGGATGAATTTAGGCCAATTAATGTCTCAACCGAAGAGGTGAAACTTAAGGAATCCTACATTGAGATTCAAGGTACTGTAGAAAACTTGGAAAGAAGTCTAAGGATTTTATCTCGAGTTTTTCGAAATAGTTCTTTTGACAATATAGATCTAAGTAGCAGATTGTTGGATTTTATATTGCTTAGCTCTTGTCATTTAGGTTTTTTCATTGTCGACAGTATTAAGGAAGAAAATTTTTGGCCGCCAAATGATAATAAGGATCGGGAGAAAAGTGAGGCGTTATTGCAAATGACTGTTAGATTTATGCCTTTGATTATTAATACATTTTTAACTGACGCTTTGGCGCAAGATAATTTGGAGAGATTGATTAAGAGAAAGTTGGAAGAGTTAAAGAATTCGGACAAAAATGAGTTTCAAACTATGCTACTATATTTTTTATTAATTGACACTAACCCGACAAAGGGAATTTTATATGTGAGGGAACTTATTTCAAAAATACAATTAGGAATTTTAAGGCATACCATTCTAATTAAGTTATATACTTATTTGGTTTTTTTCTCGTTCGGGAATAAGGATTTTCAAAGTGAGCTAAAAGAATGTATTAGAGAATTACATATTTTAATTGACCCCAAATCGGGACCACATATCTCAAAGAGCATTGATAGTTTGGTAAAGAGAGCCTTGCTTGAGAATAATAAAAATTCATAA
- a CDS encoding DUF5977 domain-containing protein: protein MIDPPATNLSFLPLKFSRNKLSHTIEAADPALSSRVGLKYYLSLFVPEFAFSSNYQELHTSEGREVPVSSQSGVQVFAGAEFRYNTGRNGKIDGLLSYLKPRWQQKTMSLSLSQTTSYYLREAISGGEPAVDVSLDLAKTYAIKAGLSNEDFYAYGDNFFKGWQAENRQFLSWQPDYKTVSYTQEEYLYFLLNFTPMPTEVCLRMRCLYADGSFSDPVTVLSLSDPLLCSVVCCPVGASALQVDPLAVSYEVWLCNENGWRFSATRTYQIDRSYQLADRCILFVNSLGGWDTLRLLGEGSRTLKVAQTVAEVERTASANTDFSELKIISIEGEYEIQVSTGYFRRDAAHYLRYLDELLLSDEMYLITDKGHRPLQLTTNTLVDTLDNADLIARSFSFRILDTVENYSELPASEPTSQRATRWRGLTLKHVLDGYGKRTGKLVFERLEKVYLDDNSLVKPYTVKANVQGDPDYQPPISDGSIIAGSTPYPNVRIERLGSFKRSNCEAGYLGGEATVIVPAGKYGGEVPGSSDALAEAEFASLNNQSYANEFGSCAVNNVPVYVALFHKIPMELSQKVIGSSDYGPVVDIRISGSEIITNTTGSSPPVVRISESTVIPGTFNILCEVEYTGSPNRACKLRIPSKSREITVSSAGFYLFDNVQVYSTDAPLTIEVTNL from the coding sequence ATGATCGACCCACCCGCCACCAACCTATCCTTTCTGCCTTTAAAATTCAGCAGAAACAAGCTTTCTCATACCATTGAAGCCGCTGATCCGGCTCTGAGCAGCCGGGTGGGACTCAAATATTACCTGTCACTCTTTGTTCCTGAATTTGCTTTTAGCTCTAATTACCAGGAGCTGCATACCTCCGAAGGCCGCGAGGTTCCTGTCAGCTCTCAGAGTGGTGTACAGGTCTTTGCTGGTGCTGAGTTTCGTTATAATACGGGCCGCAACGGAAAGATTGACGGACTGCTGTCGTATCTCAAACCCCGCTGGCAGCAGAAAACCATGAGCCTGTCGCTATCTCAGACCACTTCTTATTACCTGCGGGAAGCCATTTCAGGTGGAGAGCCCGCGGTGGATGTTTCTTTGGATCTTGCCAAAACCTATGCGATCAAAGCCGGTCTTTCCAATGAAGACTTTTACGCTTATGGAGATAACTTCTTTAAAGGTTGGCAGGCTGAAAACCGCCAGTTTTTGAGCTGGCAACCTGATTATAAAACGGTATCCTATACCCAGGAAGAATACCTGTATTTCCTTTTGAACTTTACACCCATGCCCACAGAGGTATGTCTGCGAATGAGGTGTCTTTATGCAGATGGCTCCTTTTCTGATCCGGTTACGGTTTTGAGCCTTTCTGATCCGCTGCTTTGTTCGGTCGTCTGCTGTCCGGTGGGTGCTTCTGCTTTGCAGGTCGATCCTTTGGCGGTTTCTTATGAGGTGTGGCTTTGTAATGAAAATGGATGGCGGTTTTCTGCTACCCGTACCTACCAGATCGACCGCAGTTATCAGCTTGCAGACCGCTGTATACTCTTTGTCAACAGCCTGGGCGGCTGGGATACCTTGCGGCTTTTGGGCGAAGGCTCTCGCACTTTGAAAGTAGCCCAGACGGTAGCAGAAGTAGAACGGACCGCCTCGGCCAACACCGATTTCTCGGAGCTCAAAATCATCAGCATTGAGGGAGAGTATGAGATCCAGGTCAGTACCGGCTATTTCAGAAGGGATGCTGCTCACTACCTGCGTTACCTGGATGAGCTGCTGCTATCAGACGAAATGTATCTGATCACAGACAAAGGACACCGCCCATTACAGCTTACTACCAACACGCTGGTAGATACCTTGGATAATGCGGATCTGATCGCCCGTAGTTTCAGCTTCCGGATCCTGGATACGGTGGAAAACTACTCGGAGCTACCAGCCTCTGAGCCTACCTCTCAGCGTGCCACCCGCTGGCGGGGACTAACTTTGAAACATGTGCTGGATGGCTACGGCAAACGTACCGGTAAGCTCGTTTTTGAAAGACTCGAAAAGGTATATCTGGATGATAACAGCCTGGTAAAACCTTACACCGTCAAAGCAAACGTTCAGGGTGATCCGGATTACCAGCCGCCCATCAGTGACGGCTCAATCATCGCTGGATCCACGCCTTATCCCAATGTACGGATCGAGCGCCTGGGCAGTTTTAAGCGAAGTAATTGTGAGGCGGGATATTTAGGTGGAGAAGCAACGGTGATTGTGCCAGCCGGGAAATACGGCGGTGAAGTACCAGGAAGCTCGGATGCTTTGGCAGAAGCTGAATTTGCCAGTCTGAATAACCAGAGCTACGCCAATGAGTTTGGAAGTTGCGCGGTCAACAATGTGCCGGTTTATGTAGCGCTTTTCCATAAAATCCCCATGGAGCTAAGTCAGAAGGTGATCGGCTCGTCTGATTACGGTCCTGTGGTGGATATCCGCATCAGCGGCAGTGAGATCATAACCAACACCACCGGAAGCAGTCCGCCAGTGGTACGCATCAGTGAAAGCACCGTCATTCCAGGCACCTTCAATATTCTTTGTGAGGTGGAATACACCGGTAGTCCCAACCGGGCTTGTAAACTCCGGATCCCTTCCAAAAGCAGGGAAATCACCGTGAGCAGCGCCGGATTTTATCTTTTCGACAATGTGCAGGTTTACAGCACCGATGCACCTTTAACCATTGAAGTAACCAACCTATGA